One Nicotiana tabacum cultivar K326 chromosome 23, ASM71507v2, whole genome shotgun sequence genomic window, ttcccaaaagcagaagcagttttgacttttcttcttatcaaaaatacccttaacaaaatatagtatataccaaaataaccgttaaacctaatacttaggatattaatgtataaatatttcttattatttttaggatagctttctaatatatagtgactttaggggtgaatgcgtttatatttgttgaatgatttttaatatatttaacttatattaaaagaattaagcactattaaattttattttcatattttacttaaataaaatgaaaagatttaattattgcatgtaataacaaatttttaagattatttatttacttataatattaactattaagtaaatttaTTCATGTctttattcgtaatttgatacttaaaagcactttctgaaaagcttggccaaacacaaattattgctcaaaagtgctttttagagtgattagccaaacacaaactgcttctctccgaaagtatttttttcaaaagcacttctcaaCTGATTTCTCctgcttggccaaacatgctattaatCACAAAGGGATGGACTTGAGCAAGCATATAATAGTGTTCTattctttttagtttttattactTTTTACCATGTGATTTTCTTCCTCACAAATGAGAAGGATTTCTACTCTTTCTTCCTTAGATCAAAAGGAAAAAGACTACCTGCACTTTCTCAACTCATTAGTATCTAATAGAGCTGATACCAAAGGAAAAACTTTCActttcttctttacaaaattaatcccccccccccccccccccaaaaaaaagaagCTCTATCGAGTAAATACTATAATATTCAACACCATCTTTTACTTGTGACACCAATGTTCCAATTGGAATTAGTATTGTAAATGACGGTAACTGTTGCACGAACGTTGATATTATAGATTAATTCTCTAGTTAAGATCTCCTATTCAGGAACGCAACACTGCACATGCATTACACCGTGTACTATAACTAGCATCCAACAATATAAATGAGCTAGACTTACTGGTATCCACTGTTCTGGGTCTTGCTTTACAGAAGGGATCTCATATATGGCCTTGTAACAGCGACATATCTCAAGGTAATCATTGCTATGAAAGTAATACCTGCAGCACAGGATAAAAGAATGACTGACAAGTGACAAGTTTAAGACgaaacaaatgcaaagcaaggtTCCAGATGCAACAACTCCATCTCCCATTTTCCTAGAAGTGTTTACAGTAATCTTATAGTACATAACTAAGTGAGTTCTTTCAGGCTCTAGAATCGACAAAACCtataaatcaaagaaaatcaggTGCAAACTGCAATCAAGTGCTGGCCACAGTGGGCACCACTCGAACATAAAACTCTTCGCTGAAGAGCATGGACTTAAGTCTATGATGCGACGCATGACTCAAGTTTTAATGGAATTTCCCAATTCAAATACAGGTGCCTGAGCTTTAAAAGAGCATTATCTTATCTAGGTCACAATGGCAGATACAACAGCTTATACTATTCTCATGTAGTATAGTTCGCTCTTGGCCACTTTCTATCTTCTCACAATATAGTCAATCTTTCTCTGGATTGAGAGGTTTCCCTTCAGGTTAGCATGGATCAAGACTCTTAATTAATTCAGATTCTGGCGGGGAAGTGGTCCCCGCTCAAGCATGAAACTCCGGTAAGGGAGTGATATGGTCTGCGATAAGAAGCATGACTTTGATTTTAAAAGGAATTTCCCACTTCAAACCCGAGTAAGCAACTCAAGTGCCTGAATTGTAGTAAAGAGATTACATGATCTTAACTAGGCCATATAGGTAGATAGAACTGCTGAAGACCTCTATAGATTATAATTTCCATTAAGTATGTTACAACCATATGCAGCTTGTGCACAATCACGCGCATGCAAAGCAGCAAAATGGTGGGGGGGAGGGAGAAGAAAGAGAGACCCTACTATAAATATTGTTTTAGCATACGCAAAATAATTATTCGCCACTGCTAAAAAGGATGTTAGAGTCCACATAACAACTGTCTAGCATTCAAAATCCAATGACAAACTTTTTGGAAGGAAAAAGCGAGTATAGAAGAAACTATAATTGACCTTCTAACAACTAAGCATTCAAGTCCCAATGCAATCTTACATTGAGTTCAATCAATATCTCAACCAACTACACTTCCATCCCAAACTAGCTGGGATCGGTAATGAGACATTTTTCAAACGGATCATTTCATTACTGGTATTGAAAGTCCATTCATTACAAAAACCAATCTCGAAAGACAACAAAGGAAAACTATAGCTCAGATACACAGATCTGGTATCAGGTAAGCGTGATATCACAAGTATGAATATTATCTCTTTGGTGGAAAATCCAAGACTTTCGTGTATAAGCAGGCTAAATAAGCATCCTTTTAGTAGCACAGAACAGTTGATAACAGCAGTAAGTTCTACTCAGTATCATTGCCAAATGCCTGCCACCATAAGGATGATTAACTAAAAGAAGCACAAGTAGTTCAAATTCATTTAAAAGACAAACCCAATAAGATGCAAAATGTGCACAACCAGAATGTTTCACGAGAATGCACATTTTAACCACATTCAATTGTAAAATGAACATGAACTTGAAAAGTAAGATAAAATAACTTGAGGTACAATCAGTGAAGAAGCATAATCCACGGACCTAATCATTAATTCATAGTAGATTCGCTTCAACTCTAACAGTGATGGAATATCTGGTGCAGGCTCTTCGACCACattttcaccttcttttggtttcttcttttctttggaaGGATCAGCTTCAAACACTTTGGGATTGATCTTTCTAGAGAGTATTTGTGCACGAACATAATCTTTACGATCTAAACAGAGACGCACCTGCAGAGTTCAGCATTAGATAATTAGCCCAAAGCCACGCTTCAGTTTTCACTAGAAAGTAAAGGATTAGCAAGACATACTTGTTCAAGAATAAAAGCTATCTTCTCTGTTTTTGCCATTGCCCCAAAAGTTTCAACCTGTCAGCCAATACACCCAGAGATGGTTAACATTGCAAGTAACTAATCCAAAAGGCTTCTTTCAGAAGGAAAAAAGGGACTGTTCTGTTCAATTTAATACTGATTACTAGAAGCAAAAAGAGCTAGAAGTCACCAAGGAGAAGGTCAACAAATACTGACCGCCACTTCTTGCATCAAATCGGCAGCGTCATCTATGAGTTTTTGGTCTTCTTTAATCTTCGCAAGTTTCTTAATCAATCGTGctctctcaatttcaacatatatCTACATGCAAGATCAAAGTTCCTcagtgagagagaaagaaaaaaggtaACTGAAGTGTTCTAAATGAAAAAGACTTACCTTTCCTGCAGACACATTGTTCAGGGTCTTGATGAGTTCTATCTTAGTATCAAGATCTGGTGTCTGGTCAATATATTGCATCGCTTGTTGGACCATAGCCTGTACTGCCTGCACAAGTCCAAAGAAACCACTATACAAAATCACCATGCAGTTTTAGTAGGAAAAACAAATCCATAAGATCATCCTACACACGATATGCCTTCACAATTTTCTATTAACAGTTGATAGTTCTACACACAATATGCTATGTAAAGAAAAAGCCTACCTAGATAAGTACTTCCTAAAGCAATGGAGTAGGAGCATATATTCAATTGTACCATGGTAGTAGCCAAGCACAACCCAAGCATCCAAATACCTATACATGTAGCCACATTACACATGAACTCATGCAGATGATGAGTGAATTATATAAAAGGAAGATCCTCTCTTCCTCCCACCAAATGCATATGACTTTTATTGATTATTTCTGAAGGTAAGTGAACAAACATTAGAAAGCACCAATAAGGTGCAACCCAAATTTTACTAAAGAAGTCTACATCGGAGACCATAATCACTGCATACCACAATCAATCCCTCTGCTATAAAAATCTTTGGGCACCATGGAAAAGATAGCTTCGAAATTCTAGAGGATTAATTGAGTCACGTGAAGATGCAGAATCAAAAAGAACTCATTTATtcgtcttatttattattatttatatgaataacttgtttattttatatatttatatattaaatattactTAATGTGTTAGATAAATTGATATTAGCGGTGGGGTCTTACTAACACTTCTTCAGAAAATCTTTATATTTACATAGTATGGTCTCCCAGATTGTATTTTCCATATTTTGTATTCTATTCATACTTTATGTTTCTCTGTTTCACTGCTGCTTTATTGAGCTTTAATTCACTTCCACTTGATGTCTTTGTCTCTAATGAATGAAACTAAACTCATACAAAATTTCAGCACAAAATATTACCTGAAAACAACAAGGATACAAACAAAAGCCGTCAAACCATCTAGTACAATAATTGATTAGCTTCGAAGTTTAAAAAGAGAGAATAAACAGGTGCTTTCATTATACTAATcatcaaaagtttttctttttctttttcttcttaaactCCGAGCCCAGTCAATCAACATGATCTAAATTAGAACGAAGAGAGTAATAATTTACCTGTTTCAATTGACCACGACGCTTAGACAAGAGAACAATCTGCTCATTAAGTATTGTCCAAGCGCGAGCTTCAAAGCAGAGCTGAAGAATATCGGTGGCCGCTTTCCTCGTACCCGCAACATCGCCAGCTTGTCTCATTTGCTTCTCTACATTCAACAGTGCCTCTATTTGCGCTTCCAATTTCCCATCACCTTCCTGAAAATTGAGCAATAAAATTACACTCAATGTGACAAAATAAGATCTGAAATCGAGTAGAGAAATTGAGGAATTTAAGTGCAGAATAGAGGATTACCATTTTTGAATTCGAGTTCGGGTACTTGATTGAGATCGTTGCAGAACCCTAAGAGAGTGAGAAAGAGAGTATCGAGTGTTGAAGACGGTCTATTTTACTCTTTTGAGTCTTTATGCttctttttctttgtgtttagtatctttctcctttctttcAATCTCGTTTACTTGTCGAAGGGGCTAGgatgtaattaatattttatttttttaatttcttttaaatctttgtGTCTTATACAATTGAGAGACAAAGTTAGTGAGAGAATTTGTTTATGTTTGACAAGTGGAAATTAcgaaaataacaataacaaacacaATGAAATCCAACACAGTGAGTTATGGGAATGAAGCGTGTGTGCAGACGTTACTCTTATCTAGTAAAAAGGCTATTTCTAATAAACCCTCGACAATGAAAATTATGAATTAAAATTCACTTGTCAAACAAAGACAATACTCATACATTTTGTGTTAGTTGTATGAggcacaaaataaaaaataaattaaagaaaataatattataaagACTTTTTTTCAATTATGTGCAAATTAGTGCGGCGTCTAATTATCAAATATAGATATTATATAGTTTTTAACAATGGTGGAACAAGATCAGTTTGCCTAACACAATTAATCCATAAAACACTTGTTACTTTCTATCGACATAAACATTTGATAATTCTACTTACTAAAACATCATGAAATTAGCGCGTGTATTTCGAATAATTCGCACAAAGTGCCATACTTGTATTACTTAAGTTAGACACAAGTCAATAATATTTGGCTTGAAGCAGGCCGCACATCATCAATTTGTGACATTAAAGGCAGAGCCAGTGCTAAATTTCACAGTTATAACACATATAGGAAGAAGGGTAACAGGAAAAGAATGGTTACATGTATACATTTTCAAATGCCTTTGACATATGTTCCTAGTTCTTTCAAGAAATAATAA contains:
- the LOC107808467 gene encoding 26S proteasome non-ATPase regulatory subunit 12 homolog A-like, with translation MEGDGKLEAQIEALLNVEKQMRQAGDVAGTRKAATDILQLCFEARAWTILNEQIVLLSKRRGQLKQAVQAMVQQAMQYIDQTPDLDTKIELIKTLNNVSAGKIYVEIERARLIKKLAKIKEDQKLIDDAADLMQEVAVETFGAMAKTEKIAFILEQVRLCLDRKDYVRAQILSRKINPKVFEADPSKEKKKPKEGENVVEEPAPDIPSLLELKRIYYELMIRYYFHSNDYLEICRCYKAIYEIPSVKQDPEQWIPVLRKICWYLVLSPHDPMQSSLHNATLEDKNLSEIPHFRLLLKQLITMEVIQWTSLWNTFKDEFENEKNMLGGSLGDKAAEDLRLRVIEHNILVVSKYYSRITLKRLADLLCLSIQDAEKHLSEMVVSKALVAKIDRPVGIVCFQPSKDSNDILNSWAFNLEKLLDLVEKSCHQIHKENMVHKAATIRA